Sequence from the Rutidosis leptorrhynchoides isolate AG116_Rl617_1_P2 chromosome 3, CSIRO_AGI_Rlap_v1, whole genome shotgun sequence genome:
caaatgcACCCTAAGTAGCATCTCCAATCCTCTAATTGGAGCCAACACCACTGATTGAAGCGTATGGGCGAACGACGAATATAGTAACTGGAGCTGTAGGGACGGTTTGTCGATCGGCGGCAACAGTAGGGACGTTTGTTGGTCGACAGTGGCGGCAGGGACGTATGTCGATCGACGGTAGGGACGGTTCTCAAAAGTGGAAGTAAGAAAAATGATGCCGGAACTTTTTTCAGATCTACGACGGTCATAATGGAAAATAAAGATATATCGAAAGTGATAAACTACTTTGATATTACAAGATTAAGATAAGAAGATCTTAACTTGGAGCTTACCTTATTGTTTACTTATACAAAACTTATAAAATCTTAACCtctattttataatatttattacaATTATGATGGATTATAGATAATGAGATGGTGGATTGGTGGTATATTGATGTAGGTTTGATGTAATTATTGACTGTTGAGAATTGATATATAAATTAAGAATTTTGATTATGAAAAGTTAACTTAGAATGGATTAATGAGATGGTGGAAAGTTAGCTTAAGGTTTGATATAATCCTTTTATATGGATTAAAAGAATCATTTGGACGATATTAGCCTCACAtatgtggcacatgtgaggggttaacctTAAAAATCTAATGGACGTTAGGTTGGGTACCAACCACGTAACTTAAGCAAAATCTAGGTACCAACTATGCAAAAATAAAGTTTAGGTGTTGTCATAGAAATATATACAAACCACAAGTACCAACgacgtaattttttctttattaaacCTAAAATAAAAATCATGATTTGAAATAAGTAAATCAAGATGACAAAAAAATTATTAAGATTAAAAGTAGAAGGTATTTTCCTTAACCTAATCAGTTTGTTTAATATATACAAAACAAAATAAAgtgaagtgtatatatatatatatatatatatatatatatatatatatatatatatatatatatatatatatatatatatatatagttaaaagttcaaacgaaaacaaaaaaaaaagcgaGACCTGCGAGAACCATTAAATTACAAGTATTTTCACATGTGAGTAGCTTGAATCGCATATAAATGTTGATGAAGAACAAAACTAGACAAAAAAAATACTTTAAAATTACATCTAACTATATAAGCAAATATATAATCTCTCGTTGACATGTGCATATGTGTTTATGAACATGCTAACATTTAATATAATTCACAATTGAACATATAATTTGTGGTTGTGACCAATGATACGAGCATTAAATGATATTGATACTTAATTTGTTGAATATAAATACGTAGAAACCTCGTATTAAAAAGTTTTATCAGTTCTCGCATTTTTTGTAGTTTTCGTTTGAACACACACATATATAGCAATCCTAATAATTATCATTGGCATACTTAAAACGTATCATGGACTATGATATCACTTTATCTAGGTTTTCTTCGATCATAAAAAGATATTCGAATGCAAGTTGAATTACCAACATTAAAGATCATTTTTTATGACTAGTTGGATATTTCTACTTGAAGATGTGTTATATCGTGGGATTTGAAGCAAACATACATTATAAATTCAATTATTTTGTTAATTTGATTAGAGCAGGTAAAGAAGTTGAATAGTAGAGGAATTTGATTTGTGATATTCTTATATGAGACTCACGTACCCGTCTTACCAATACTGATTAGCTTAAGACTTAAAATCTTAGTTAGATAGCATTTATTGTATTGTCTATCAACGTTCGCTTAAAGCCTTACTTTCAACTCGGCCTCCTGGTCAGTATATCCGAGTTCGACTTAAATAGTCTCGGTTTTCATATTCTTTATCTTTGACATGTGGGGTTCTCAATCGCCGTCATATACTATGTCTTATACTATTGAATTGAGTTTATTTTCCataactttataaaaatatacaagGGCGCTTAGATCCTAATTCCTAATACTAGTGAAAATACAATGGGTCTAGCTAGATTAATATAATCTAAAGAGTCCGTTAACAATAATATATCTTTAAGTTCTAGCAATtttgaaaactatcattttttttttggGTAATGGGTTTTCACCGggtaaattttataaaataaagatataaaCAGTTAGAGTCACACAAGCATACATAGCTAGGCAACCACAAAACTAAGAAAACAACCAGACAAACAAGGAAACAAAAAACTAACAGCTAAAATTTCCACTTCATCTTCATTTCCAGAACGTGCTGCGAATTTTTGAACCGCAAGGACATTAACTTCAGTCTCACTGTAGAGTAGGTATCCTTAAAAACTTGATCAGGCTTGCGTCTTGATCCGTTGAATAAACTTGTATTTCGCTCCTACCAGATGTAATAAATGGCAGCTGCAAACAAGAGCTTCGAAATAACAACTCACACCACTCGGCGGTGGGATACAGGACTTAGGTCCCGAACTATCTCCTTCCAGTTTTCACCAAGCGATCGCAAAGGGACCATATCTTAAACTTTTTTCCACACTTGATTGGCATACGGGCATTTAAAAAACAAATGATCATGAGTGTCCGGTTGAATACCACATAAAGCACATAGCAAGGTCACATTCTGAGATACGGGAATATCCCACGATCTCATTTTGTCTTGGGTTTTCAGATGTTCACCCATCATCAACCAAACAATAAAAGAATGACACGGAATGCATTGAGGAAACCAAACCAGATAATACCATTCAACTTTAGGCGCGCGAGGACGAAGCGATTCCCAAGCTTCCTTTGTTGAAAAATCCACCAGCTTTCCATCATATTGTCTCCAACAGATCAAATCATTTCTTGCAAAATCAGGAGGTCGAATATTCATAAGCATTGGGAACTTTTGAATCCATGCGTGAGGCCAGTGCCACCCATCTGAGTTAACAAGTTCCGCAACCTTTGTGTCTTTCTTATAACCTTCTCTAGCAATATCTCGATGAGTTATGTAATCACTTAATGGGCCATAATCAGTCCAGGTGTCATACCAAGCCAACGTGCGATTGCCATCTCCAACTTTGTGCATAATAAATGGTCTTATAGTACTTCTCATATTCAAAAGCTTTCTCCAACCATAACTAGCCTAATTAGAAGCATCCACCTCCCAAAAATTATGATTATCAAGCCTGTAAGTATGGACCCACTTCACCCACATTGACTGTATATGGTTTAATAAACACCATGTATAATACGACATTAAAGCCATGTTCCAAATCTTTAAACTCTTAATTCCCAGACCACCCTCTTGTTTAGGAAGACACACATCTTTCCACCTTACCTTAGCTTTTCCTCGTTTCATATCTCCTTGACACCAAAGAAATCCACGAAATAATTTCTCTATATCAAGAATAACAGCATCAGGAAGAAGAAAAATAGAAGACCAAAACACCTGCATTGAAGATAGAACTGAAACAATTAATTGAGTTCTGCCCGCATAAGATAAAAACCTGTTCTTCCAATAATGAATCTTGATTTTAACCCGATCAACCAAGATTTTACAATCTTTGTAATATAGGCGTGAAGAAATCAATGGAACACCCAAATATATAACCGGCAGCGCACCTTCGTCAAatggtaataatgataaaataGCTTGTTTTAAGCACATTGTGACATCTGAGAAAAAGGCTGTGCTCTTGGGTATGCTCGGTGTCAACCCCGAACATGATTTAAATTCAGTTAACGCATCCGATAGAACCTTAACAGAACCAACACTAGCATGATCAAAGAGAAAAAGATCATCTGCAAAACAGATATTAACAATATCTTGGGCCTCACACTTGGGGTGATATTTAAACTCATCAGAAAGTCTAACGTTTCTTTTAATCATCAAGGTTAAGCACTCCATGACCAGCGTGAATAAATAAGGGGACAATGGATCCCCTTGACGCAAACCTCTTTTCCCTTTAAAAAACCCATGCAGCTCCCCGTTGATATTGATAGAAAAAGAGGTCGTTGAAACACATTTCATTATCCATCTAATCATGGTGCGATGGAAACCAAACCAGTAAAGAACATCTTTTAAAAATTTCCAATCAACGGTGTCATATGCCTTTTGGATATCCACATTGAGAGCACACCTAGGCGGGCCTCTATCAAGGTGATAAATCTTCATGATTTCTTAAGCGACCAAGATGTTATCTGAAATACGCCGCCCTGGAACGAAAGCCGATTGATTATCACTAACAATGCTATCCAAACACCCTTTTATTCTTGAGGTAATTATTTTGCTGATGCATTTGTATATGAAATTACAACAAGAAATTGGGCGATAATCATTAACTTTGCAGGGAATTTCAATCTTCGGAATTAATGCAAGAATTGTGTGGTTTATCTCAGTCAGCATCTGGCCATTATTAAAAAAGTCAGTCACCGCCTTACATACATCAGGACCCACGATATTCCATGCCTTCTTAAAAAAATGGAGGTGTAACCATCAGGCCCCGGGGCTTTATCCTCTCCAATGTCAAAAATAGCAGCTTTAACTTCATTCGTAGTAACCGGGCGAATCATATCAGAAGCTTGGGCCTGCGACAAATTTTCAAAAAGAGGGATTCAGGGTCATGAAGTCTCTCACACAGATGTGAAGAACCTAAGAACTCCATGTAATGTTGCACAAAAACATCAGGCACCATCGGTCCTTCGATAACCGAACCATGCACATCCATAACGACATTAATTCTATTTCTATTCGCCTTGCCTTTAATGACTTTATGAAAGTATTTAGTGTTAGTATCACCAGCTTTCAGCCATTCCACCTTAGATTTTTGTTTTAAGAACCTCTCCTCATCCCAAATTGCATCATTAAATTCTTTCAATTTATTTGCCTCCATTTCACGGAGTTGGAACGAAGAAGGATTCTTATCTAGATCGAGCTGAAGCTGATCTAATTCAGATAGCAATCTGCACACTTCTGCATGGAGATTACCTTTATTCCACATGAGTTTACGAATAGGTCTCTTTAAAAGTCTCATTATGTTCACCAACTGATACATAGCATGACCATTAATATGAGTATTCCAACCTCTCGAAACGCACTCAATGAATTCTTCTTTATCTgctgtgacaacccgaaatttttttaccaaatttaaactttatctttaaatgatttaatgttttcgacacgataagcaaagtctgtaatgtcaagTCATGAAAGTTTTGgagctatattcatgtaatcaattattctttgactgttttcgaagattcacgaacaatatatatatatatatatatatatatatatatatatatatatatatatatatatatatatatatataacttaatgtgcatatatatatatatatatatatatatatatatatatatatatatatatatatatatatatatatgatttcaagttatttagtaaacgttagtaacatttaattattgattcgattgatatttagataagttaactaaaacgtttaagatgaaccagtaaaacactaatttgctacagtattttcgaatttctacagtacccgaaaagctacagtgttttcgaaaatcactatttgctacagtaaaaaactttgctacagtaactttgctacagtaaacactattttaaaatgaaaatgtatatatatatatatatgtgtgtatatactacgagacgatgctttatagaagcaaataaccaaaacacttaattgattaaagctacacttcgagtgacatagtttatcaatgattaagtttaatttttgaaaaaggtacgactcacgaaatgtaaagtaaaagttttctcagtatacgaaaggacgttcgaaaaatcagaaccgggacataagtcgagtgacgacgtatgacttatcggaacaaaaattacaagttaactaggcacgagaatataatataatatataattaattaatataaattatataaattatatattaataaataaatatgtcgacgaggaagagttaaaatacatgtgtgagctggaaaagggatccatgcgatcgcacggaatcccctcacattagccatgcgatcgcatggcaggggatttcaggacatctataaaagctcgatctggttccaGTTTCTTTTCCCATTCATTTTACTAcgtatcatttaaattatttatattattattattattattattattattattattattattattattattattattattattattattattaagataaatattattattaatcctattattattagtagtattagtacataaaatactacgacgaggccatgagcgggtcacttttgaaatgggttttcgagcgggatagagctaaggaaactatgggttatagctatgaaggttatgggtattgcttgggggttttgaccatgagtcaaaggtcaaacctagtgtttatcatctctgttgtgtctacgtactttcctgcaatattgaatcacaatattgatacgtgagcattcatatcttatcttttatatattaattgtgtatccatgtcttgtgctcgagtatatatatttatgcatgcttgtatgctaaattcgtcgttaaacagtttatgatgaatcacgaattaaatacatatattactgataaaaggtatatgatatgcatgtttttggaaagctgacaaaaaatcaataacttttcatttagaaatcgcgtaatttcggtgaacgaattaaaagatatgatcaactgaattatgattgacattaattaaaattgcttttgaatctgcaattgatatttaaacaacttgtatgtaagattgataaattggatttttgaatattaccagccgagtaaatgaatccttatataaggcacgtcttgttttgttgaacaattgtcaaaattgattattttatcatattttaaagccttataaaaactatagtctaattttacaaga
This genomic interval carries:
- the LOC139901296 gene encoding uncharacterized protein, which translates into the protein MHKVGDGNRTLAWYDTWTDYGPLSDYITHRDIAREGYKKDTKVAELVNSDGWHWPHAWIQKFPMLMNIRPPDFARNDLICWRQYDGKLVDFSTKEAWESLRPRAPKVEWYYLVWFPQCIPCHSFIVWLMMGEHLKTQDKMRSWDIPVSQNVTLLCALCGIQPDTHDHLFFKCPYANQVWKKV